The proteins below are encoded in one region of Helianthus annuus cultivar XRQ/B chromosome 2, HanXRQr2.0-SUNRISE, whole genome shotgun sequence:
- the LOC110926319 gene encoding uncharacterized protein LOC110926319: MDPAKHPAITVSNIKTFIPITLEMETSQYSSWAELFKIHCRAYQVIDHLSPRKKDPSTAASKESDKDKQSVAQPDDEWNRLDAIVLQWIYGTISNDLLCTIIRPDSNACYAWTALKNIFHDNQATRAVLLQKKFANIRLESFQSMSAYCQEVKVISDQLANVGSPVNEHSLVIQLLSGLNEAYGGVASILQNTKPLPTFYEARSQLILEETTKANRVANETALHTSHQPSNPPPTPTPTQTTNHAPNRNSRGRGRGRGRGRGRSHTPTWSGQQWNGYPWTAQPSAHTNRPPSWANPNAYYWATPPCPYPTVPPSRPVNSNPQQGILGPRPQQAYTASEASYTPTELDQAFNAFSLHPPDHSWYMDTGATGSPHPEAPSSM; encoded by the exons ATGGACCCTGCAAAACACCCTGCCATAACAGTTTCAAACATCAAAACTTTCATACCTATCACCCTTGAAATGGAAACAAGCCAGTATTCATCATGGGCTGAACTTTTTAAAATTCATTGCCGAGCGTATCAGGTCATCGATCACCTATCTCCACGAAAGAAAGATCCCTCAACCGCTGCCTCAAAAGAATCCGACAAGGACAAACAGTCCGTTGCCCAACCAGATGATGAGTGGAACCGTCTCGATGCCATAGTCCTTCAATGGATCTATGGCACCATATCTAATGATCTTTTATGCACCATTATCCGGCCCGATTCAAACGCTTGTTATGCTTGGACTGCTTTGAAAAACATCTTTCACGATAATCAAGCGACAAGGGCAGTACTGTTGCAAAAGAAGTTTGCAAATATCAGGCTTGAATCTTTTCAATCCATGTCCGCCTACTGCCAGGAAGTAAAGGTAATTTCGGATCAATTAGCTAACGTTGGCTCACCCGTCAACGAACACTCCCTAGTGATTCAATTACTTTCCGGTTTAAATGAAGCCTATGGTGGCGTTGCCTCAATACTTCAGAACACAAAACCTTTACCCACTTTCTATGAGGCTCGTTCTCAATTAATTCTCGAAGAGACTACCAAGGCAAACCGGGTCGCCAACGAAACCGCCCTACACACATCTCATCAGCCAAGCAACCCTCCTCCAACCCCAACCCCAACCCAAACCACAAATCATGCTCCTAATCGAAATAGTCGAGGTCGTGGCCGTGGTCGTGGCCGCGGACGTGGCAGAAGTCACACACCAACCTGGTCAGGGCAACAATGGAATGGGTACCCTTGGACAGCCCAGCCTTCGGCCCACACAAACCGTCCACCATCATGGGCCAACCCCAATGCTTACTATTGGGCTACACCCCCTTGTCCGTACCCCACTGTCCCACCATCAAGGCCCGTTAACAGCAACCCACAACAAGGCATTCTGGGCCCTCGACCTCAGCAAGCATACACTGCATCTGAAGCAAGCTACACTCCAACGGAGCTTGATCAAGCTTTCAATGCCTTCTCCCTTCATCCTCCAGATCATTCCTGGTACATGGATACGGGTGCTACAG GATCTCCACACCCGGAAGCACCTTCTTCGATGTGA
- the LOC110926311 gene encoding apyrase 2, with the protein MQNNDSLSDKIISYRRVILVISLPLLLVSFVLFLVSSPNDVVLSTSRKLYVVQTESSSSDKYAVIFDAGSSGSRVHVFCFDQNLELVHIGNELELFEQLKPGLSAYAANPKEAANSLLPLLEKAEKVVPQDMRKNTPVKVGATAGLRQLGGDTSERILQAVKDLLKAKSSLETNDDWVTVLDGTQEGAYQWVTINYLLKNLGKNYSSTVGVVDLGGGSVQMAYAISETDAAKAPKTTKGEDLYVKEMFLKGTKYYLYVHSYLNYGLLAARAEILGIAKDAHSPCILAGYNGVYTYGGIDYQVSAPSSGSSMNKCRKEVLKALKVNNTTCTHSKCTFGGVWNGGGGDGQKRLYVASFFFDRAAEVGFINGSKPVAKARPQDFQVAAQRACRTTLEDAKSKYPDVDPANLPYLCMDLVYQYTLLVDGFDLKPRKHITLVKQVEYQNSLVEAAWPLGSAIEAVSAAI; encoded by the exons ATGCAGAACAACGACTCTCTCTCCGACAAAATCATTAGCTACCGGAGGGTTATTTTAGTCATTTCGCTACCTTTATTACTCGTCTCATTCGTTTTGTTTCTTGTGAGTTCTCCCAACGATGTCGTTTTATCAACCAGCCGCAAGCTTTACGTAGTGCAGACTGAGTCGTCATCATCGGATAAGTATGCTGTGATATTCGATGCGGGTAGTTCGGGGAGTAGAGTTCATGTGTTCTGTTTTGATCAGAATTTGGAACTTGTGCACATTGGCAATGAACTTGAGCTTTTTGAGCAG TTGAAACCAGGTTTGAGTGCATATGCAGCCAACCCGAAGGAGGCTGCAAATTCTCTTCTACCATTATTAGAAAAAGCCGAAAAGGTTGTTCCACAAGATATGCGCAAAAACACACCAGTTAAAGTCGGG GCAACTGCGGGTCTGAGACAGTTGGGAGGAGATACATCTGAAAGAATTTTGCAAGCT GTGAAAGATCTTCTAAAAGCTAAGAGCAGCCTTGAGACAAATGATGATTGGGTTACGGTTTTGGATGGAACTCAAGAAGGCGCTTACCAATGG GTGACGATAAATTATCTGTTAAAAAATCTAGGCAAGAACTATTCAAGCACTGTTGGCGTAGTTGATCTTGGTGGCGGATCAGTACAAATGGCGTATGCTATTTCAGAAACAGATGCGGCGAAGGCTCCAAAGACAACAAAAGGAGAGGATCTTTATGTGAAAGAAATGTTTCTCAAGGGAACCAAATATTACCTTTATGTTCACAG TTATTTGAACTATGGATTATTAGCCGCTCGAGCTGAGATCCTCGGTATTGCAAAAGACGCTCACAGCCCATGCATCTTGGCTGGTTATAATG GGGTTTATACGTATGGAGGAATTGATTACCAAGTTTCCGCACCTTCGTCTGGTTCAAGCATGAACAAGTGCAGAAAAGAAGTCTTAAAAGCTCTAAAAGTAAATAATACAACTTGCACACACTCGAAATGCACTTTTGGTGGCGTATGGAatggtggtggcggtgatggTCAAAAGCGTTTGTATGTCGCTTCTTTTTTCTTCGATCGAGCTGCTGAG gTCGGTTTTATTAATGGAAGTAAACCTGTTGCCAAAGCTCGTCCGCAAGATTTCCAGGTGGCGGCTCAGCGTGCTTGTCGAACAACACTTGAAGATGCAAAATCTAAATATCCTGATGTGGACCCCGCTAACCTACCCTATTTATGCATGGATCTTGTGTATCAATACACTCTGCTTGTAGATGGTTTTG ACCTGAAACCGCGGAAACATATTACACTCGTGAAACAAGTTGAGTACCAAAATTCACTGGTTGAAGCTGCATGGCCGTTAGGCAGTGCAATCGAAGCAGTGTCAGCAGCCATCTAA
- the LOC110899326 gene encoding pentatricopeptide repeat-containing protein At5g15010, mitochondrial, with protein sequence MYKYKNIHRSLSLLSRTYETIVPFQHVNPSKPMFNHPIKPVNSPLFFCSSTLGPYEHDEIEFRNCTETLGLVKDSVEKIELERGVGLIMNIIGPPGRDYAAVRNNLEQCNASVSPELVTEILSRVRNDWKAAFTFFRWAGKQPGYTHSLRQYHCVIAILGKMRRFNAAWALVNEMNKSEKSMVSQQTLLIMIRKYSAVHDVDKAVKTFNAFNRFNLQAGVHEFHDLLIALCRCKNVKEAEGLMKGNKDVYPLTTKSFNIILNGWCNVVCSPREGRRIWWEMCNERIPRDVISYSTIITCYSKCNETKEVIKIFNELKASGVNPDIRIYNGVIHAFSKSGLEKDARELMNEMKENGIRPNAITYNSMIMPFCKKGKTSDAYKLFDEMLQRKLVPTVQTYQAFFRASRTSKEALSILQKMNEMGCCMDHDTYALLIRKLCRWGRFEEVWKLWNEMISSGLDHDRSSYVALVNGLFLNGKLEEAYKYQVEMKSKGLLPEPVIEETLQAWMAAKQTTERSMVDSKTKCSDA encoded by the coding sequence ATGTATAAGTACAAAAACATCCACCGTTCATTATCATTGCTTTCAAGAACTTATGAAACAATAGTTCCATTTCAACATGTTAATCCGTCAAAACCCATGTTCAATCACCCAATTAAACCCGTTAATTCCCCACTATTTTTCTGTTCCTCAACTTTAGGACCTTATGAACATGATGAAATTGAATTTAGAAACTGTACTGAAACCCTAGGTTTAGTTAAAGATTCTGTCGAAAAAATTGAACTTGAAAGAGGGGTTGGATTGATAATGAACATAATCGGGCCACCAGGTCGAGATTATGCAGCTGTGAGGAACAATCTTGAACAATGTAATGCATCGGTTTCACCAGAACTGGTAACCGAAATTCTTTCGCGGGTTAGGAACGATTGGAAAGCGGCGTTTACGTTCTTTCGGTGGGCCGGGAAACAACCGGGTTACACGCATTCGTTACGCCAGTACCATTGCGTGATCGCGATATTGGGTAAAATGAGACGGTTCAATGCCGCGTGGGCTTTGGTTAATGAGATGAATAAAAGCGAGAAGTCAATGGTGAGTCAACAGACATTGTTGATCATGATCCGAAAGTATTCCGCTGTTCATGATGTGGATAAGGCTGTCAAGACGTTTAACGCGTTTAATCGGTTTAATCTGCAAGCTGGTGTTCATGAGTTTCATGATCTTTTGATAGCGCTTTGTCGATGCAAAAACGTTAAAGAAGCGGAGGGTTTGATGAAGGGTAACAAAGATGTTTACCCGTTAACGACTAAAAGTTTTAACATTATTCTTAACGGATGGTGTAACGTGGTGTGTAGTCCGCGCGAGGGGCGGAGGATATGGTGGGAGATGTGTAACGAAAGGATCCCGCGTGATGTTATATCGTATTCGACGATCATAACGTGCTATTCGAAATGCAACGAGACGAAAGAAGTGATCAAGATTTTCAACGAGTTGAAAGCGTCGGGTGTCAATCCGGATATACGGATATATAACGGTGTGATTCACGCGTTTTCGAAATCCGGGCTTGAAAAAGACGCGCGTGAGCTGATGAACGAAATGAAAGAAAACGGGATTCGTCCGAATGCGATTACTTACAACTCTATGATCATGCCGTTTTGTAAAAAGGGAAAAACTTCGGACGCATATAAGTTGTTCGATGAAATGCTGCAAAGAAAGTTGGTGCCTACAGTTCAAACATACCAAGCTTTTTTTCGTGCGTCAAGAACGTCTAAAGAAGCGTTGTCGATCTTGCAAAAGATGAATGAAATGGGATGTTGTATGGATCATGATACATACGCGTTGTTGATCAGAAAGTTGTGTCGATGGGGTAGGTTTGAGGAAGTGTGGAAGCTATGGAACGAGATGATTAGTAGCGGGCTAGACCATGATAGGAGTTCATATGTGGCGTTGGTAAACGGGCTTTTTTTGAACGGGAAGTTGGAGGAGGCGTATAAGTATCAAGTAGAAATGAAGTCGAAAGGTTTGTTGCCTGAGCCTGTGATAGAAGAAACGTTGCAAGCTTGGATGGCGGCCAAGCAGACCACAGAGCGGTCAATGGTTGACTCGAAAACCAAATGTAGTGACGCGTAA